In one Colletotrichum destructivum chromosome 2, complete sequence genomic region, the following are encoded:
- a CDS encoding Putative cytochrome P450, protein MKGEFAFKVAELHTKYGPVVRLGPSAVSYIDERAWEDIHGKHDGRKQLKKAKEFVPTSPPNGAQGLVFVRDDKAHGRIRRNFSHGFSDKALRDQEGLIGRYFDKLVARLRRSVAEDAPINMMKWYQLATFDVVGDLTYGENIGCLEDDAHELHRWIDNLYYIVKAMFLLGFMRDFLRLDQLLLVVMTSDKLPLKKNKHRTLLINKLNRRLGCTEPRSDFMEYVIRNLDTPTGISYDEMMMTSSNILMAGAETTAMTLSGATYLLCQHPEALAALTAEIRGSFASGDEIHMTTTTDRHLPYLSGVVEETLRLFPPVPTTLPRVTPPEGHFIAGRFVPGNSQVFVNQLAAYRWPAHFAESSSFRPERWLKSEGGTMYDADIKSVLKPFSTGPRNCIGKHLAYGEVRTILAKILWEFDLQLDPKSDGWMESLKIYGVWEKRPLMVRFRPALRE, encoded by the exons ATGAAGGGAGAGTTTGCTTTCAAAGTAGCCGAGTTGCATACCAAATACGGGCCGGTGGTGCGCCTTGGGCCTTCGGCGGTATCCTACATTGACGAAAGAGCCTGGGAAGACATTCATGGAAAGCATGATGGCCGCAAACAGCTGAAAAAGGCCAAGGAATTTGTGCCCACAAGTCCGCCTAATGGGGCTCAGGGTCTGGTTTTTGTCCGTGATGACAAGGCCCACGGCCGGATAAGACGCAACTTTTCGCACGGCTTCTCCGACAAGGCCCTCAGAGACCAGGAGGGCCTAATTGGGCGATACTTTGACAAACTAGTAGCGAGGCTGCGACGGTCAGTCGCAGAAGATGCGCCTATCAACATGATGAAATGGTACCAACTCGCCACTTTTGACGTTGTTGGCGATCTCACTTACGGAGAGAACATCGGTTGCCTGGAGGATGATGCCCACGAACTACAT AGATGGATTGACAACCTTTACTACATCGTTAAAGCCATGTTTTTGCTTGGCTTCATGAGGGACTTCCTCCGCCTGGACCAACTTCTCTTGGTTGTCATGACGTCCGACAAGCTACCactgaagaagaacaagcacCGCACACTGCTTATCAACAAGCTGAACCGTCGGCTGGGGTGCACTGAACCCCGGAGCGATTTCATGGAGTACGTGATACGCAACCTGGACACCCCGACGGGCATCTCGTATgacgagatgatgatgacatcGTCCAACATCCTGATGGCCGGTGCCGAAACCACGGCGATGACTCTTTCAGGCGCAACTTACCTTTTGTGTCAACATCCGGAGGCACTGGCAGCTTTAACCGCCGAGATCCGCGGCTCTTTCGCTTCAGGCGATGAGATTCACATGACAACGACCACAGACCGTCATCTCCCCTATCTTTCCGGGGTGGTTGAGGAGACGTTACGGTTGTTCCCCCCCGTTCCGACAACCTTGCCACGAGTGACCCCGCCTGAGGGCCACTTCATTGCCGGGCGGTTTGTTCCTGGGAACTCACAGGTTTTTGTCAATCAGTTAGCCGCCTACCGGTGGCCGGCACACTTTGCTGAATCTTCCTCCTTCCGGCCGGAGCGTTGGCTGAAGAGCGAAGGCGGGACAATGTATGATGCAGACATCAAGAGCGTTTTGAAGCCGTTTTCGACTGGTCCAAGGAACTGCATCGGGAAACACTTGGCGTATGGAGAAGTGCGTACTATACTTGCCAAGATATTGTGGGAGTTTGACTTGCAACTTGATCCCAAGAGCGACGGTTGGATGGAGAGTTTGAAGATATACGGCGTATGGGAAAAGAGGCCCTTAATGGTTCGATTTCGCCCGGCCCTTAGGGAATGA
- a CDS encoding Putative NAD(P)-binding domain, NAD(P)-binding domain superfamily, which produces MPAQAIPVNILLVGASGYIGGSVLAHLCSRPNNAALHISALVRNLADLEAIKSSYPQVETVLGDLGDKSLLYDAAAGSDVVIYAARNTQEGVEPLMSGLAGEAKDAIESSEEHYSRNRPALFIMLSAIISLADPKNLRLGEPPVDSSKAMSDVEDRDAIMNLPEYHWHVAQERAFIRLAAEKGRGIITPVVMSLPFTVGNGTGPVRTRGFVHEYAKALLHRPGKKPFVLGQGRNTWSWSSPRDLAAAVVFVMDWWKGNPNDTDLQGYIYVESGQLEMRKLARYVGQASGFVSAGQEEESSASSDGCESLQYPQFAELMPELPGLWGVSAVCQADKLRSKGWKPIATSWEPLVDEVVRSSCV; this is translated from the coding sequence ATGCCTGCACAAGCAATTCCAGTAAACATACTTCTTGTCGGTGCGTCCGGCTATATCGGCGGCTCCGTCCTGGCTCATCTTTGCTCCCGTCCGAACAATGCCGCTCTTCACATTTCGGCACTTGTGCGTAACCTGGCGGACTTGGAGGCCATCAAAAGCTCGTATCCCCAGGTAGAAACAGTTCTGGGCGATCTTGGCGATAAAAGTCTTCTCTacgacgcggccgccgggtCAGATGTTGTGATTTACGCGGCGCGAAACACCCAAGAAGGCGTCGAACCTCTCATGTCAGGGCTCGCTGGCGAGGCGAAGGATGCTATCGAGAGCTCCGAGGAGCATTATTCAAGAAATCGCCCTGCACTTTTCATCATGCTCAGTGCCATCATCTCACTCGCGGATCCAAAGAACCTTCGCCTCGGCGAACCTCCTGTGGACTCCAGCAAGGCTATGAGCGACGTGGAAGACAGGGATGCCATCATGAACCTCCCAGAGTACCACTGGCATGTGGCGCAAGAACGGGCTTTCATCCGTCTCGCAGCAGAGAAAGGCCGGGGCATCATCACGCCGGTTGTGATGAGCCTTCCGTTTACCGTGGGCAACGGGACAGGCCCCGTCCGGACCCGGGGCTTCGTGCACGAATACGCCAAGGCTTTGCTCCACCGGCCGGGCAAGAAGCCCTTTGTTCTAGGCCAAGGGCGCAATACTTGGAGCTGGAGCTCACCACGCGACTTGGCCGCAGCCGTGGTGTTTGTGATGGATTGGTGGAAAGGAAACCCGAACGACACCGACCTCCAAGGCTACATCTATGTCGAGTCTGGACAACTGGAAATGCGCAAGCTGGCCCGCTACGTGGGTCAGGCTTCCGGTTTCGTCTCTGCCGGACAAGAGGAAGAGTCCAGCGCATCGTCGGATGGGTGCGAATCGCTGCAGTATCCCCAGTTCGCGGAACTCATGCCGGAGCTGCCTGGGCTTTGGGGTGTCAGCGCAGTGTGCCAGGCTGATAAGTTGAGGAGCAAGGGGTGGAAACCTATTGCAACCAGCTGGGAGCCGCTTGTGGACGAAGTTGTCAGGTCTTCGTGTGTTTAA
- a CDS encoding Putative Acyl transferase domain superfamily, phosphopantetheine binding ACP domain, thiolase: MSCSAEVIPAEVQQEPLILSPSITSASDSGPATESSHGGTPSPTPAGRFPWSSDRNIDEPIAIIGMACRFSQANSPSKLWDMISSGRTGHTTIPERSWSPEAWYHPSRHRAGGICATSGHFLDDVSGFDAPFFSIAANEAAGMDPMQRLGLEIAYEAFENAGIPMQKLAKSTTAVYSGAMTNDYQMLAEADPYRLGVNSAAGTGKSMLSNRISWFFDLQGPSLTVDTACSSSLYAVHLACQSIRTGETDQALVTGHNLIVNPTLFSQLSAMHMVSPDGISHSFDAAANGYGRGEGIAGLVLKRLSSALADGDVIRAVIRATGVNSDGKTPGITVPSEDAQAELIRRVYEGADLDMARTAYFEAHGTGTPKGDPIEVRAIRATIAAARKLYHAGPLYVGSVKPNIGHTEGCAGLAGLIKTVLCLESGVIPPVAGLRETNPELLEDGSNLIFPTAAVPWPAAGLRRASINSFGFGGANAHVVLDDARHHLEGSQNNGRHITRASDESICTQRNTEAALSHDETETRQLLFVLSSFDRKGLGRNAKSLETFLAENKTASFSALAHILAAKRTAHAFRSFVVATTREELMSKLLSANGDSTPLPVLRSSQNRRLVFLFTGQGAQRPGMAKELLTTCSVFRDSIASSQKYLQRLGCEWDLADLLVQACAETLNDAKYSQPACTAVQIALIDLVRHWGVAPSAVIGHSSGELAAAFAAGAISHEDAIRVAYYRGFLATKVSSLVGRPGAMLAVGLSEIDASRFLAENDLDAEITIACVNSPSSVTLSGPSTAISLAEEALRKAQAFVRLLRTGGVAYHSPDMNVVGDEFFRCLGPLQSSRDRCLQVPMYSSVTELRIEDARTLTPAYWHLNMTSPVRFAGALHNLLSSRDLDTQGCPLDMQHCTVLEIGPAKTLAGPVVQIMAKIDGSQKPESVPYLSMLSANEDSRLSTLTAAGMLWSIGVPIDLNKVNNLASFVHKRQLSELPILPPYAWNHDKSYWHDAMPALVGLRGDKTPRIDLLGTPVLPRNPFEPAWHNVLRINELPWLVDHVVDGAALFPAAGYLAMAIEAVRSLAHDKKQLFYGIELLDVTFENSLMVSKDTEDENQKGQAVALTLKPDTHDDWVFEFAVYSVSTVPEQWRRLAKGTVVGLVADKTNGDEPADFEQQERERQWHNERRPHLHNIKMAADKHVDTKAFYAHLASIGLEYGPMFQGLNAIRSTTDMEPQGHGKAFGECIVPDSRSTMPESYEHDYLIHPATLDSLFQLVFAALQSDSHGEMTLASIPISVRRVFIASTVPRSSGARLVGMATSKRLADKISDSGHADTSSSDLTFCDASFERPAVLVEEIVLRQILSPMASILTESEDVEDSSFHRTGEMVWKEDIDQPLGRWQARILQESSLTGRTAFILDRFCHKRAHAKILCLGFANPWDTLLGQTDGCVAPSFPSMKLEDCTSFNSLQEWEDELRGDSRPHSQTPGSNKYDLVFLDSASFNKEKCPGGQTWSTQQEWMVSAVTKTCVADAWLIIVCDDSSDAAAAEQVWNSFSRQLSVTTILLSSSSVAALPNSNTDPVAPLTRYATDTAVNHRVHWLLPNLCQDGIVVIGPGDDNRLFQSGIRNSLLDKLASLGIESSYIPLDTLTSNDLQQRPVISLVEFGSPFVYNWSKNDLEQFRMLICSASLVLWLTTADFQSPSSETTLRYSPTVGLLRTIRAEFPYLKLPLLDISAATSQDRPEQVIDTILEVLQSNLAYTARENTTEAGSFHNQMVPESEYSELDGRLFIPKVLAHAESDQYIATKSSLRRQTHLFPAMVGKMHEIVASSQEIPQLWVRARNGKKDAYWVLRGHKDSQPGRRNLSDTSSVRDTASIRLQYAATHTSDVTKASDASPFMAVMAQQTVGVVEGLAGDRNEDIFGTVVSPGDVVFSITRRPVQPVFSEDTGNLIRLPDSLVRLSAAVAYWLGPLSTAFYTLSKTAGLSPGDSLLVDVGDDMVLQRALLQVAKCLGVGRVFVVAGERCSEPVPSFDRSTVTLSRLSLTSARLIRSATGGVNVVVSTLSSFGDVRRFPMVLADDARVIGVNCSSQTEALKGLLSTVKGIQLIDPRDVLAFDVKNNPSFQRALSTVLRWIELGRISLAEPLQQLRAANSALVARTYTSNTSPPKHGETARVLLSIAASDVAVFHRQHPASAPHLTHLTGFDQRDTTILDPKGTYIISGGLGALGLPLAEMLYELGARKIVLLSRSGYPTKPDTISVLEGLEARGCRVEVAQCDIASRDDVEMLAERLKECPDFCLRGVIQSAMVLADSTFSNMTMDQWQAATKPKIQGSWNLHNLTVQLSNDKAENRKQGGQGLDFFILMSSVSGVIGNSAQANYCAGNTFEDALAHYRRANGYPATSLNIGLVSDSSHFGKGTMSSYGNVNEYLAMFGHLAPVTVTTEEMFASVKMVLTMSRSRSNSGQSTSCNIPTQLIVGISDRIPRHEDLLNRWPMDRKFDHRTALNVAHSPGQAVGKQSNGKFGIQEMMSLAKDIGQARRYVEELLRKKVAQATGIEMDSVDAERSLVTYGIDSLKATEIRNWVTKNLQSELSVFDILSSAPISALSLTISTRSKMFDKFRDSKDD; the protein is encoded by the exons ATGTCTTGCTCAGCAGAGGTCATTCCTGCAGAGGTTCAGCAAGAGCCTTTGATTCTTTCGCCTAGCATTACGTCCGCTTCGGATAGCGGTCCAGCCACAGAAAGCAGTCATGGAGGAACTCCAAGCCCGACTCCCGCTGGCAGGTTCCCTTGGTCTTCCGACCGAAACATTGATGAGCCTATTGCCATAATAGGAATGGCTTGCCGATTCTCACAGGCGAATTCACCGTCAAAGTTATGGGATATGATCAGCTCTGGCAGAACTGGACACACGACAATCCCAGAAAGAAGTTGGTCCCCCGAAGCATGGTACCACCCTTCCAGACAtcgtgccggcggc ATTTGCGCAACTTCAGGTCATTTTCTCGACGATGTCTCCGGTTTCGATGCCCCGTTCTTCTCtatcgccgccaacgaggccGCAGGCATGGACCCGATGCAACGGCTGGGGTTGGAAATCGCGTACGAGGCATTCGAAAATG CTGGCATTCCCATGCAGAAACTTGCCAAGAGCACAACGGCTGTGTACAGCGGAGCTATGACCAACGACTACCAGATGCTCGCAGAGGCCGACCCATACCGACTTGGTGTAAACTCCGCAGCCGGGACCGGTAAATCTATGTTGTCCAACCGGATATCGTGGTTCTTCGATCTTCAAGGTCCTAGCCTTACTGTTGATACGGCCTGTTCCTCAAGTCTGTACGCCGTACACCTGGCTTGTCAGTCGATACGAACGGGCGAGACTGATCAG GCATTGGTGACCGGACATAATCTCATAGTGAACCCGACGCTTTTCTCTCAGCTTTCGGCCATGCATATGGTCAGCCCCGATGGTATCAGTCACTCATTCGATGCGGCAGCGAATGGATATGGGCGTGGGGAAGGCATTGCGGGCTTGGTGCTGAAACGTCTTTCTTCAgcgctcgccgacggcgacgtgaTCCGCGCCGTGATTCGGGCGACAGGCGTCAACTCGGACGGGAAGACGCCTGGGATCACCGTGCCGAGCGAAGATGCCCAGGCTGAGTTGATCCGGAGAGTTTACGAGGGAGCAGATCTAGACATGGCGCGGACCGCCTATTTTGAAG CACACGGCACCGGAACACCGAAAGGA GACCCGATCGAAGTACGTGCCATACGTGCAACAATCGCCGCCGCTCGGAAGCTTTATCACGCCGGGCCACTCTACGTGGGCAGCGTGAAGCCCAATATCGGCCACACTGAAGGTTGCGCCGGGCTGGCAGGCCTCATCAAGACGGTGCTCTGTCTCGAATCTGGCGTGATCCCGCCGGTGGCAGGCTTACGCGAAACAAACCCCGAGCTACTCGAAGACGGTTCCAACCTGATTTTCCCAACCGCCGCCGTACCGTGGCCAGCTGCAGGACTGAGGAGGGCGAGTATCAACTCGTTCGGGTTTGGGGGCGCAAACGCTCACGTCGTCCTTGATGATGCGCGGCATCATCTCGAAGGAAGCCAGAACAATGGCCGACACATCACCAGAGCCTCTGACGAGAGTATCTGCACACAACGAAATACCGAAGCCGCGCTCAGCCACGACGAGACGGAAACTCGACAGTTACTATTCGTCTTATCTTCTTTCGACCGAAAGGGACTTGGACGGAATGCTAAATCACTCGAAACCTTTTTGGCCGAGAACAAGACAGCTAGTTTCTCAGCATTGGCGCATATCCTGGCCGCAAAACGGACGGCTCATGCTTTTCGCAGCTTTGTCGTTGCGACGACACGAGAGGAGTTGATGTCGAAACTCCTGTCTGCCAATGGAGATTCAACACCGCTGCCTGTGCTTCGGTCCTCTCAGAACAGGCGACTCGTCTTCTTGTTCACCGGCCAAGGTGCCCAAAGGCCAGGCATGGCGAAGGAACTTCTTACCACTTGCTCCGTCTTCCGAGATAGCATCGCAAGCAGCCAAAAGTATCTGCAGCGACTGGGGTGCGAGTGGGATCTCGCCGATCTACTGGTTCAGGCGTGTGCCGAAACTCTGAACGATGCAAAGTACTCTCAGCCAGCATGCACAGCAGTGCAGATTGCCTTGATCGATCTTGTCCGTCACTGGGGTGTCGCTCCGTCGGCGGTAATCGGTCACTCGTCCGGAGAACTCGCGGCGGCGTTTGCTGCCGGGGCCATCTCTCACGAAGACGCCATCCGCGTGGCCTATTATCGGGGTTTTCTGGCTACCAAAGTCAGCTCACTGGTGGGACGACCTGGCGCGATGCTTGCCGTCGGCTTGTCTGAAATAGACGCCAGTCGGTTCCTGGCAGAGAACGATCTCGATGCCGAGATCACGATAGCCTGCGTCAACAGCCCGAGCAGTGTGACGTTGTCGGGTCCATCTACGGCGATATCCCTGGCCGAAGAGGCTCTCCGCAAAGCTCAAGCCTTTGTCCGACTATTACGCACAGGGGGAGTTGCATACCACTCTCCTGATAtgaacgtcgtcggcgatgaaTTCTTTCGCTGCCTGGGGCCCTTGCAGTCATCTCGAGACCGGTGTCTGCAAGTGCCCATGTACTCGTCTGTGACGGAGCTCCGAATAGAGGATGCGCGAACTTTGACTCCGGCTTACTGGCATCTGAACATGACCTCACCGGTTCGGTTCGCCGGTGCTCTCCACAATCTTCTCTCTTCCCGAGATTTGGATACGCAAGGGTGTCCGCTGGACATGCAACACTGCACTGTTCTAGAGATTGGACCTGCAAAGACGCTCGCTGGCCCGGTCGTCCAAATCATGGCCAAAATTGATGGATCTCAAAAGCCCGAGAGTGTTCCATATCTCTCGATGCTGTCAGCCAACGAAGATTCACGTCTTTCTACGCTGACTGCTGCCGGGATGCTTTGGTCTATTGGTGTACCCATAGACTTGAACAAAGTAAACAACCTGGCGTCTTTTGTCCACAAGCGTCAACTATCAGAGTTACCCATTCTACCACCATACGCATGGAACCACGACAAGTCCTACTGGCATGATGCCATGCCGGCCTTGGTAGGCCTTCGCGGGGACAAAACCCCACGCATCGATCTTCTTGGCACACCTGTGTTACCACGAAACCCATTTGAACCGGCATGGCATAACGTACTGCGGATTAACGAGCTTCCCTGGCTTGTCGACCACGTCGTGGATGGGGCGGCCTTGTTCCCTGCGGCAGGTTACCTAgccatggccatcgaggcAGTCCGCAGTCTAGCTCACGACAAGAAGCAGCTTTTCTATGGCATCGAACTCTTGGACGTCACGTTTGAGAACAGCCTAATGGTCAGCAAAGATACGGAAGACGAAAACCAAAAAGGGCAAGCCGTTGCTTTGACGCTGAAACCAGATACCCATGATGATTGGGTCTTTGAGTTCGCTGTTTACTCTGTTTCGACCGTCCCTGAGCAATGGCGAAGGTTGGCAAAAGGTACTGTTGTCGGCCTCGTTGCCGATAAGACCAATGGAGATGAGCCCGCGGACTTTGAACAGCAAGAGCGGGAAAGACAATGGCACAATGAAAGGCGACCGCATCTCCACAACATCAAAATGGCGGCAGACAAGCACGTCGACACCAAGGCATTCTATGCTCATCTTGCCAGTATCGGCCTCGAGTATGGTCCAATGTTTCAAGGACTGAATGCCATCCGCTCTACAACGGACATGGAGCCTCAAGGACACGGCAAAGCCTTCGGAGAGTGCATTGTGCCAGATTCGCGGTCAACCATGCCCGAGTCTTACGAGCATGACTATCTCATCCACCCTGCAACTCTGGATAGCCTGTTCCAACTCGTTTTTGCGGCTTTGCAGTCTGACTCGCATGGGGAAATGACGCTGGCTTCCATACCCATATCGGTCCGCAGAGTTTTCATTGCAAGCACCGTACCTCGTAGTTCGGGTGCGCGCCTTGTCGGGATGGCTACTTCGAAGCGCTTGGCCGACAAGATCTCAGACTCGGGGCATGCGGATACCAGCTCGTCAGACCTGACGTTTTGTGACGCAAGCTTTGAGCGGCCCGcagttcttgtcgaggaAATTGTGCTACGTCAAATCCTATCGCCCATGGCCTCAATTTTAACTGAGAGCGAGGATGTGGAGGATTCCTCCTTCCATCGTACCGGTGAAATGGTATGGAAGGAAGATATCGACCAGCCATTAGGCAGATGGCAAGCCCGGATACTGCAAGAGTCATCCTTGACAGGAAGAACGGCCTTTATTCTCGATCGCTTTTGTCATAAGCGAGCGCATGCAAAGATTCTGTGTCTGGGATTTGCTAATCCCTGGGACACTCTACTTGGGCAGACCGACGGCTGTGTGGCCCCAAGCTTTCCGTCCATGAAGCTTGAAGACTGCACGTCTTTTAACTCTTTGCAAGAGTGGGAAGACGAGCTGAGAGGCGATAGCCGGCCACATTCTCAGACGCCTGGGTCTAACAAGTATGACCTAGTGTTTCTAGACTCTGCTTCATTCAACAAAGAGAAGTGCCCCGGCGGCCAGACATGGTCAACTCAGCAAGAATGGATGGTGTCAGCAGTTACCAAAACGTGCGTTGCTGATGCATGGTTGATCATTGTCTGTGACGACAGTAGCGACGCGGCAGCAGCTGAGCAGGTCTGGAACAGCTTTTCGAGGCAGTTAAGTGTCACTACCATTCTATTGTCCAGTTCATCTGTAGCCGCGCTGCCAAATAGTAACACCGATCCCGTCGCGCCACTTACAAGATACGCGACCGATACGGCGGTGAATCATAGAGTTCACTGGTTGCTACCAAACTTGTGCCAAGATGGTATAGTTGTCATCGGGCCCGGAGATGACAACCGACTATTTCAATCGGGCATTCGCAACTCGCTCCTTGACAAGCTCGCTTCACTCGGGATCGAGTCTTCCTACATACCACTTGACACGCTCACTTCCAACGATTTACAACAGAGACCTGTCATCTCCTTGGTTGAGTTTGGCTCACCGTTCGTCTACAACTGGTCCAAGAACGACTTGGAGCAATTCCGCATGCTGATATGCTCGGCTTCGCTTGTACTTTGGCTGACAACTGCCGACTTCCAGTCGCCATCATCCGAGACAACGCTTCGCTATTCACCCACAGTAGGCCTCCTCCGGACTATACGGGCTGAATTCCCATATTTGAAACTACCACTTCTGGATATTTCAGCTGCAACAAGCCAAGACCGACCTGAGCAGGTGATAGACACCATTCTGGAAGTACTTCAAAGCAACTTGGCCTACACAGCGCGAGAAAACACAACCGAAGCTGGATCTTTTCACAACCAAATGGTGCCAGAGAGCGAATACTCCGAGCTAGATGGGCGTCTGTTCATCCCAAAGGTCTTGGCCCACGCCGAATCCGACCAGTACATTGCCACTAAATCATCCCTTCGTCGGCAAACTCATCTCTTTCCTGCCATGGTAGGGAAGATGCACGAGATAGTTGCCTCATCCCAGGAAATTCCTCAGCTCTGGGTCAGAGCCCGCAATGGTAAAAAAGACGCTTATTGGGTTCTTCGAGGCCATAAAGATAGCCAGCCTGGAAGGAGGAATCTGTCGGACACGTCTTCCGTCCGCGATACTGCCTCTATCAGACTACAATACGCAGCGACTCACACTTCTGATGTGACAAAAGCCAGTGATGCGAGTCCATTCATGGCAGTCATGGCCCAGCAAACAGTCGGTGTTGTGGAGGGCTTAGCAGGAGACCGAAACGAAGATATTTTCGGCACTGTAGTAAGCCCTGGGGACGTCGTATTCAGCATCACAAGGAGACCAGTCCAGCCGGTGTTCTCCGAAGACACTGGCAATTTAATTCGACTGCCAGATTCCCTAGTTCGGCTGTCGGCCGCCGTTGCCTACTGGCTTGGCCCGCTGTCCACGGCGTTTTACACTCTCTCCAAGACGGCTGGTTTATCCCCGGGCGACTCTCTGCTTgttgacgtcggcgacgacatgGTTCTACAAAGAGCTCTGCTCCAAGTAGCCAAGTGCCTAGGCGTTGGCAGGGTGTTTGTTGTCGCAGGAGAGCGATGTTCGGAGCCAGTCCCATCATTCGATAGGTCTACTGTGACACTTTCCCGACTCAGTCTTACATCGGCCAGGTTGATTCGGTCAGCCACAGGGGGTGTCAATGTCGTTGTATCCACGCTAAGCAGTTTCGGAGATGTTCGTCGATTCCCTATGGTTTTGGCCGACGACGCTCGCGTGATTGGCGTCAACTGCTCGAGCCAAACTGAAGCTCTGAAGGGCTTGCTATCCACGGTCAAAGGCATTCAGCTCATTGATCCACGCGACGTTCTGGCATTCGACGTGAAAAACAACCCCTCTTTCCAAAGGGCTCTCTCAACTGTATTGCGTTGGATTGAGCTGGGACGCATTAGTCTTGCTGAGCCTCTCCAGCAGTTGCGGGCCGCGAACTCAGCACTTGTAGCAAGAACCTACACGTCCAACACGTCACCGCCGAAGCATGGCGAAACAGCGAGAGTCCTGCTTTCGATTGCAGCTTCCGATGTGGCAGTTTTCCATCGGCAGCACCCAGCGTCAGCGCCGCATCTGACGCATCTGACCGGATTTGACCAGAGAGACACAACAATTTTGGACCCCAAAGGCACTTACATCATCTCTGGCGGCTTGGGTGCTCTGGGTTTGCCACTGGCAGAAATGCTCTATGAGCTTGGAGCTCGCAAAATTGTTCTCCTTTCACGTTCGGGGTACCCGACAAAGCCCGACACGATCTCTGTCCTCGAGGGACTGGAGGCGAGAGGGTGCCGTGTAGAGGTCGCGCAGTGCGATATCGCTTCCAGAGACGATGTGGAAATGCTAGCTGAGAGACTCAAGGAGTGTCCGGATTTCTGTTTGCGTGGGGTTATCCAATCTGCCATGGTGTTGGCGGACAGCACATTCTCTAATATGACCATGGATCAATGGCAGGCAGCAACGAAACCCAAGATACAGGGCAGCTGGAATTTGCATAATCTCACAGTGCAGTTGTCAAACGACAAGGCGGAGAACCGCAAACAGGGAGGTCAGGGGCTCGACTTCTTTATCTTGATGTCTTCCGTGTCCGGCGTCATTGGCAACAGTGCTCAGGCCAATTACTGTGCCGGCAACACCTTCGAAGACGCTTTGGCACATTACCGTCGAGCCAATGGATACCCGGCCACCAGTCTCAATATTGGTTTGGTATCAGACTCAAGCCATTTTGGGAAGGGCACCATGTCAAGTTACGGCAACGTGAACGAATATCTGGCCATGTTTGGTCATCTCGCTCCGGTGACGGTCACCACAGAGGAGATGTTTGCCAGCGTCAAGATGGTTTTAACCATGTCTAGATCGCGGTCCAACTCTGGTCAATCGACTTCATGCAATATTCCAACGCAGCTGATCGTAGGAATCTCCGACCGTATTCCACGTCACGAAGACCTATTGAACAGATGGCCGATGGACCGCAAGTTTGATCACCGCACTGCTTTGAATGTGGCGCACAGTCCGGGACAAGCAGTCGGAAAGCAAAGCAACGGAAAATTCGGGATCCAGGAGATGATGTCTTTAGCAAAAGACATTGGCCAAGCCAGACGATACGTTGAAGAGCTTTTGAGGAAGAAGGTAGCCCAGGCCACGGGCATCGAAATGGACAGCGTTGATGCCGAGAGGAGTCTGGTGACATACGGCA TTGACTCGTTGAAGGCGACGGAGATACGAAACTGGGTCACCAAAAACCTCCAGAGCGAATTATCTGTCTTTGATATCCTTTCGTCGGCACCGATCTCCGCGTTGTCGTTGACAATTTCAACACGGAGCAAGATGTTTGACAAATTTAGAGACTCGAAGGACGATTGA